The Burkholderia mayonis genome window below encodes:
- a CDS encoding murein transglycosylase A, whose amino-acid sequence MGFSRRFAGWAAAMAAAALLAACGGTPVRQGSRPTGVAIVPGQVAAARLTPVAWQQVPGWQDDSLIGATIALRQNCARLARQATWQRACAAAARIDDLDVGSARTFFETYFTPFQFANNDGTLDGLVTGYYEPLLHGSRVRRGQYQYALYRWPAGYRTGASMPARSQLMRSGALNGNELVWVDDPIEAFFLQVQGSGRVVLDDGAVMRVGYGGTNNQPYRSIGKWLLDHGELGAGQATMQGIKAWARANPSRVDALLDTNPRFVFFREMPSQEDVPHGGADGPVGALGVPLTPERSIAVDPSSIPLGTPVFLQTTRPMTNSPLNRLVFAQDVGTAIKGGVRADYFWGLGDDAGDQAGRMKQTGRMWLLFPNS is encoded by the coding sequence ATGGGTTTTAGCCGGCGGTTTGCCGGGTGGGCGGCAGCCATGGCGGCTGCGGCGCTCCTCGCCGCTTGCGGCGGCACGCCCGTGCGGCAGGGTTCGCGGCCGACGGGCGTCGCGATCGTACCAGGGCAGGTCGCGGCTGCGCGACTCACGCCCGTCGCATGGCAGCAGGTGCCGGGCTGGCAGGACGACAGCCTGATCGGCGCGACGATCGCGCTGCGGCAGAACTGCGCGCGCCTCGCGCGGCAGGCGACCTGGCAGCGCGCATGTGCGGCGGCCGCTCGGATCGACGATCTCGACGTCGGCAGCGCCCGCACCTTCTTCGAGACATATTTCACGCCATTTCAGTTCGCGAACAACGACGGCACGCTCGACGGCCTCGTGACCGGCTACTACGAGCCGCTGCTGCACGGCTCACGGGTGCGGCGCGGCCAGTATCAGTACGCGCTCTATCGCTGGCCTGCGGGCTACCGCACAGGCGCTTCGATGCCGGCGCGGTCGCAGCTCATGCGCTCGGGCGCGCTGAACGGCAACGAGCTCGTGTGGGTCGACGATCCGATCGAGGCGTTCTTCCTGCAAGTGCAGGGTTCGGGCCGGGTCGTCCTCGATGACGGCGCGGTGATGCGAGTCGGCTACGGCGGCACCAACAACCAGCCATACCGCTCGATCGGCAAGTGGCTGCTCGATCACGGCGAACTCGGCGCCGGACAGGCGACGATGCAGGGGATCAAGGCGTGGGCGCGCGCGAATCCGTCGCGGGTCGACGCGCTGCTCGACACGAATCCGCGCTTCGTATTTTTCCGCGAGATGCCGTCGCAGGAGGACGTGCCGCATGGCGGCGCGGACGGTCCCGTCGGCGCGCTCGGCGTGCCGCTCACACCGGAGCGCTCGATCGCGGTCGACCCGTCGTCGATTCCGCTCGGCACGCCAGTGTTCCTGCAGACGACGCGTCCGATGACGAATTCGCCGCTCAATCGCCTCGTGTTCGCGCAGGATGTCGGGACTGCGATCAAGGGCGGCGTGCGCGCCGACTACTTCTGGGGGCTCGGCGACGACGCGGGCGATCAGGCCGGCCGGATGAAGCAGACCGGGCGGATGTGGTTGCTCTTTCCCAATTCGTGA
- the paaG gene encoding 2-(1,2-epoxy-1,2-dihydrophenyl)acetyl-CoA isomerase PaaG: MSYQAIRVEIDQATHVATITLDRPDKLNSFTREMHRELQSALDDVQAANARALILTGAGRGFCAGQDLADLDFTPGAMTDLGAMIEEHFNPLIRRLQALPLPVIAAVNGTAAGAGANLAFACDLVIAAKSSSFIQSFVKIGLVPDSGGTWFLPQRVGFARALGLALTGDKLGAEQAERWGLVWRVVDDAELAGTAAQLARQLAQQPTRAIAAIKQAMRVGITNTLDQQLDLERDLQRELGQSYDYAEGARAFIEKRAPHFEGR; this comes from the coding sequence ATGTCCTACCAAGCGATTCGCGTCGAAATCGATCAGGCGACACACGTTGCGACAATCACGCTCGATCGCCCCGACAAGCTCAACAGCTTTACGCGCGAGATGCACCGTGAGTTGCAGTCGGCGCTCGACGACGTGCAGGCCGCCAACGCGCGCGCACTGATTCTCACCGGCGCGGGACGTGGCTTCTGCGCGGGCCAGGATCTCGCCGATCTCGATTTCACGCCGGGTGCGATGACCGACCTCGGCGCCATGATCGAAGAGCACTTCAACCCGCTCATTCGCCGCCTGCAGGCACTGCCGCTGCCCGTCATCGCCGCCGTAAACGGCACCGCGGCGGGCGCGGGCGCCAATCTCGCGTTCGCGTGCGATCTCGTCATCGCGGCGAAATCGAGCAGCTTCATTCAGTCGTTCGTGAAGATCGGCCTTGTTCCCGATTCGGGCGGCACGTGGTTCCTGCCGCAGCGCGTCGGCTTCGCCCGCGCGCTCGGCCTCGCGCTGACGGGCGACAAGCTCGGTGCGGAGCAGGCAGAGCGCTGGGGGCTCGTCTGGCGAGTCGTCGACGATGCTGAACTGGCCGGTACCGCCGCACAGCTCGCCCGACAACTCGCGCAGCAGCCGACGCGCGCAATCGCCGCGATCAAGCAAGCGATGCGTGTGGGCATCACCAACACGCTCGACCAGCAGCTCGATCTCGAACGCGACCTTCAGCGCGAACTCGGGCAATCGTATGACTACGCGGAAGGGGCACGCGCGTTCATCGAGAAACGCGCTCCCCACTTTGAGGGACGCTGA
- the pcaF gene encoding 3-oxoadipyl-CoA thiolase has translation MTDAFICDAIRTPIGRYGGALAPVRADDLGAVPLKALVERNRDVDWAAVDDVIYGCANQAGEDNRNVARMSLLLAGLPLGLPGATINRLCGSGMDAIGVAARAIKAGEAGLMIAGGVESMSRAPFVTGKATSAFSRQAEIFDTTIGWRFVNPLMKQQYGVDSMPETAENVATDYRVSRADQDAFALRSQQKAARAQQDGTLAQEIVPVTIAQRKGEPVVVARDEHPRETSLDALAKLKGVVRPDGTVTAGNASGVNDGACALLLASEADARRHGLAPRARVLGIATAGVEPRVMGIGPAPATQKLLARLGMTIDQFDVIELNEAFASQGLAVLRLLGVAHDDPRVNPNGGAIALGHPLGASGARLVTTAMYQLHRTNGRYALCTMCIGVGQGIAIAIERV, from the coding sequence ATGACCGATGCTTTCATCTGCGACGCAATCCGCACGCCCATCGGCCGCTATGGCGGCGCCCTGGCCCCGGTGCGGGCCGACGACCTCGGCGCGGTGCCGCTCAAGGCGCTCGTCGAGCGCAACCGCGACGTCGACTGGGCCGCCGTCGACGACGTGATCTACGGCTGCGCGAACCAGGCCGGCGAAGACAACCGCAACGTCGCGCGGATGTCGCTGCTGCTCGCCGGCCTGCCGCTTGGCCTGCCCGGCGCGACGATCAACCGCCTCTGCGGCTCCGGGATGGACGCGATCGGCGTCGCCGCGCGCGCGATCAAGGCGGGCGAAGCGGGCCTCATGATCGCGGGCGGCGTCGAGAGCATGAGCCGCGCGCCGTTCGTGACGGGCAAGGCGACGAGCGCGTTTTCGCGTCAGGCCGAGATCTTCGACACGACGATCGGCTGGCGCTTCGTCAATCCGCTGATGAAACAGCAATACGGCGTCGATTCGATGCCGGAGACGGCCGAGAACGTCGCGACCGACTACCGCGTCAGTCGCGCCGACCAGGACGCGTTCGCGTTGCGCAGCCAGCAGAAGGCGGCGCGCGCGCAGCAGGACGGCACGCTGGCGCAGGAGATCGTGCCGGTGACGATTGCGCAGAGGAAAGGCGAGCCGGTCGTCGTGGCGCGCGACGAGCATCCGCGCGAGACGTCGCTCGACGCGCTCGCGAAGCTGAAGGGCGTCGTGCGGCCGGACGGCACGGTGACGGCGGGCAACGCGTCGGGGGTGAACGACGGCGCGTGCGCGCTGCTGCTCGCGAGCGAGGCGGATGCGCGGCGTCACGGGCTGGCGCCGCGGGCGCGCGTGCTCGGGATCGCGACGGCGGGCGTCGAGCCGCGGGTGATGGGGATCGGCCCGGCGCCGGCGACGCAGAAGCTGCTCGCGCGGCTCGGGATGACGATCGACCAGTTCGACGTGATCGAGCTGAACGAGGCGTTCGCGTCGCAGGGGCTCGCGGTGCTGCGCCTCTTGGGCGTCGCGCACGACGATCCGCGCGTGAACCCGAACGGCGGCGCGATCGCGCTCGGACACCCGCTCGGCGCATCGGGCGCGCGGCTCGTGACGACCGCGATGTATCAGCTGCATCGCACGAACGGCCGCTATGCGCTGTGCACGATGTGCATCGGCGTCGGTCAGGGCATCGCGATCGCGATCGAACGCGTGTAA
- the rpe gene encoding ribulose-phosphate 3-epimerase, with product MTQFRIAPSILSADFARLGEEVRNVVAAGADWIHFDVMDNHYVPNLTIGPLVCEAIRPHVQVPIDVHLMVRPVDRIVPDFAKAGANLISFHPEASDHIDRTLGLIRDHGCKAGLVFNPATPLNYLDHVMDRVDLVLIMSVNPGFGGQSFIPEALNKLREARARIDAHTARTGREIHLEIDGGVKADNIAEIAAAGADTFVAGSAIFGKPDYRQVIGEMRDALATVKRA from the coding sequence ATGACGCAATTCCGCATCGCCCCCAGCATCCTGTCGGCCGACTTCGCGCGGCTCGGCGAAGAGGTCCGCAACGTGGTCGCCGCCGGCGCCGACTGGATCCACTTCGATGTGATGGACAACCACTACGTGCCGAACCTGACGATCGGCCCGCTCGTCTGCGAGGCGATCCGCCCGCACGTGCAGGTGCCGATCGACGTGCACCTGATGGTGCGCCCCGTCGACCGGATCGTGCCGGATTTCGCGAAGGCGGGCGCGAACCTGATCAGCTTCCACCCGGAAGCGTCGGACCACATCGACCGCACGCTGGGCCTCATCCGCGACCACGGCTGCAAAGCGGGCCTCGTGTTCAATCCGGCGACGCCGCTCAATTACCTCGACCACGTGATGGACCGCGTCGATCTCGTGCTCATCATGTCGGTGAATCCGGGCTTCGGCGGCCAGTCGTTCATTCCCGAGGCGCTCAACAAGCTGCGCGAAGCCCGCGCCCGGATCGATGCGCACACCGCGCGTACCGGCCGCGAGATCCATCTGGAAATCGACGGCGGCGTGAAGGCCGACAACATCGCCGAAATCGCCGCGGCGGGCGCCGACACGTTCGTCGCGGGCTCGGCGATCTTCGGCAAGCCCGACTATCGTCAGGTGATCGGCGAGATGCGCGACGCGCTCGCGACCGTCAAGCGCGCGTGA
- the paaI gene encoding hydroxyphenylacetyl-CoA thioesterase PaaI has protein sequence MYEADACSRGLGMELLEVRPGYARMRMPVRPDFLNGHQICHGGLIFALADSTFAFACNSYNINTVAAGCSIEFLRPVTVGDVLTAEATEQTLNGRHGIYDIRVTNQAGKAVAMFRGKSTQIEGTVIPVDR, from the coding sequence ATGTACGAAGCGGACGCCTGCAGCCGCGGGCTCGGCATGGAGCTTCTCGAGGTGCGGCCGGGTTACGCGCGCATGCGCATGCCGGTGCGCCCGGATTTCCTGAACGGCCACCAGATCTGTCATGGGGGGCTCATCTTCGCGCTCGCGGACTCGACATTCGCGTTCGCGTGCAACTCGTACAACATCAACACCGTCGCGGCCGGCTGCTCGATCGAATTCTTGCGGCCGGTCACGGTCGGCGACGTGCTCACTGCGGAAGCGACCGAACAGACGCTGAACGGCCGGCACGGCATCTACGATATCCGCGTGACGAACCAGGCAGGAAAAGCCGTCGCGATGTTCCGCGGCAAATCGACCCAAATCGAAGGGACCGTGATCCCTGTAGACCGATAG
- the apaG gene encoding Co2+/Mg2+ efflux protein ApaG codes for MSQYRFSVSVKTSYLPEQSDPERRQYAFAYTLTIRNTGQVAAQLIARHWIITDSESQVQEVKGLGVVGHQPLLQPGEQFEYTSWAVIATPVGTMRGAYFCVAEDGERFEAPVDEFALHMPRTLH; via the coding sequence ATGAGCCAGTATCGATTCAGCGTGTCGGTGAAGACCAGCTATCTGCCGGAACAATCCGACCCCGAACGCCGTCAATATGCATTCGCGTACACGCTGACGATCCGGAACACGGGCCAGGTCGCGGCGCAGTTGATCGCACGGCACTGGATCATCACGGACAGCGAAAGCCAGGTGCAGGAGGTGAAGGGGCTCGGCGTCGTTGGCCACCAGCCGCTCCTGCAGCCGGGCGAGCAGTTCGAGTACACGAGTTGGGCCGTGATCGCGACGCCCGTCGGCACGATGCGGGGCGCGTATTTCTGTGTCGCGGAGGACGGCGAGCGCTTCGAGGCGCCCGTTGACGAATTCGCGCTGCACATGCCGCGCACGTTGCATTGA
- the paaK gene encoding phenylacetate--CoA ligase PaaK encodes MATSLPLEPIERASRDELLALQLERLKWSLAHAYENSPVYRRKFDAAGVHPSDLKTLADLGRFPFTTKNDLRDNYPFGMFAVPQERISRIHASSGTTGKPTVVGYTAHDIDTWANLVARSIRAAGARLGDKVHVSYGYGLFTGGLGAHYGAERAGLTVIPFGGGQTEKQVQLIQDFRPDIIMVTPSYMLSIADEMERQHLDPAQCSLRIGIFGAEPWTNDMRGAIEKRMGIDAVDIYGLSEVIGPGVASECVETKDGPTIWEDHFYPEIIDPDTGDVLPDGEFGELVFTSLTKEAMPIVRYRTRDLTRLQPGTARTMRRMEKITGRSDDMMIVRGVNVFPTQLEEQLLKQRALAPHYQVVLTKDGPLDVLTLNVEPCPETAPDAATIDAARKALAHDIKSLIGVTAIINVLPVNGIERSVGKARRIVDKRRS; translated from the coding sequence ATGGCAACCTCGCTTCCGCTCGAACCGATCGAACGGGCGAGCCGCGACGAACTGCTCGCGCTTCAGCTCGAACGCCTGAAATGGTCACTCGCACACGCGTATGAAAATTCGCCTGTGTATCGGCGCAAGTTCGATGCGGCGGGTGTTCATCCAAGCGATCTGAAAACGCTCGCCGACCTGGGCCGCTTCCCGTTCACGACGAAGAACGACCTCCGCGACAATTACCCGTTCGGCATGTTCGCCGTGCCGCAGGAGCGCATTTCGCGCATTCACGCGTCGTCGGGCACGACCGGCAAGCCGACCGTGGTCGGCTACACGGCTCACGACATCGACACGTGGGCCAATCTCGTCGCCCGCTCGATCCGCGCAGCGGGCGCGCGACTGGGCGACAAGGTCCACGTGAGCTACGGCTACGGCCTCTTCACGGGCGGGCTCGGCGCCCATTACGGCGCGGAACGTGCCGGGCTCACGGTCATTCCGTTCGGCGGCGGGCAGACGGAAAAGCAAGTGCAACTGATTCAGGACTTCCGGCCCGACATCATCATGGTGACGCCGAGCTACATGCTGTCGATCGCCGACGAGATGGAGCGTCAGCACCTCGATCCCGCGCAGTGCTCGCTGCGCATCGGCATCTTCGGCGCGGAACCGTGGACCAACGACATGCGCGGCGCGATCGAGAAACGCATGGGCATCGACGCCGTAGACATCTACGGGCTCTCCGAAGTGATCGGTCCGGGGGTCGCGTCGGAATGCGTCGAAACGAAGGACGGCCCCACGATCTGGGAAGATCACTTCTACCCGGAGATCATCGATCCCGACACCGGCGACGTGCTGCCGGACGGCGAGTTCGGCGAGCTCGTGTTCACGTCGCTCACGAAGGAAGCCATGCCGATCGTCCGTTATCGGACCCGCGATCTCACGCGCCTGCAGCCCGGCACCGCACGCACGATGCGGCGGATGGAAAAGATCACCGGCCGTTCGGACGACATGATGATCGTGCGCGGCGTAAACGTGTTTCCGACCCAGCTCGAGGAACAACTGCTGAAGCAGCGCGCGCTCGCGCCGCACTATCAGGTCGTGTTGACGAAGGACGGGCCGCTCGACGTGTTGACGCTCAACGTCGAGCCCTGCCCTGAGACGGCGCCGGACGCCGCCACCATCGACGCCGCGCGCAAGGCGCTCGCACACGACATCAAGTCGCTGATCGGCGTGACGGCGATCATCAACGTGCTGCCCGTCAACGGCATCGAGCGCTCGGTCGGCAAGGCTCGGCGGATCGTCGACAAGCGGCGGTCGTGA